In Erigeron canadensis isolate Cc75 chromosome 1, C_canadensis_v1, whole genome shotgun sequence, a single window of DNA contains:
- the LOC122603431 gene encoding 29 kDa ribonucleoprotein A, chloroplastic-like has product MASSSLQFLTLSSVSKTLSSVTKTPSPQSSSLSIFSSSIKPIPKLFASSIKIYEATPRIITRNVASSSSGLETDEQLSSDGDDEQPPQNFSPDLKLFVGNLPFSVDSAALAGLFEGAGNVEMVEVIYDKVSGRSRGFGFVTMSSVEEVEEAVRKFNGYELEGREIRVNSGPPPRREESGFGGQREGGRFGGGSGGRSFDNTNRVYVGNLAWSVDNLALETLFREQGNVVDAKVVYDRESGRSRGFGFVTYSSADEVNSAIDSLNGVDLDGRNIRVSVAEAPQRRPF; this is encoded by the exons atggcttcatcatctcttCAATTCCTAACCTTATCTTCAGTCTCTAAAACCCTATCTTCAGTCACTAAAACCCCATCACCCCAATCATCTTCACTTTCCATTTTCTCATCTTCCATTAAGCCAATTCCAAAGCTTTTTGCCTCAAGTATCAAGATTTATGAAGCAACCCCAAGAATCATTACTAGAAAcgttgcttcttcttcttctggttTGGAAACTGATGAACAGCTGTCTAGCGACGGTGATGATGAACAGCCTCCGCAAAACTTCTCTCCTGACCTTAAACTTTTCGTCGGTAACTTGCCTTTTAGTGTTGATAGTGCCGCCCTTGCTGGTTTGTTTGAAGGTGCCGGAAATGTTGAGATGGTTGAG GTTATATATGACAAGGTTAGTGGAAGAAGCAGAGGTTTTGGATTTGTTACCATGTCATCAGTTGAAGAAGTTGAGGAAGCTGTTCGCAAGTTTAATGGCTAT GAACTTGAAGGGAGAGAAATCAGGGTAAACTCTGGGCCTCCACCAAGGAGAGAGGAATCTGGTTTTGGAGGGCAAAGAGAAGGTGGCCGTTTTGGCGGCGGCAGTGGTGGCAGAAGTTTTGACAACACTAACAGAGTGTATGTCGGAAACCTTGCTTGGAGTGTTGACAATCTTGCTCTTGAAACTTTATTCAGAGAGCAAGGAAATGTTGTGGATGCTAAGGTGGTGTACGATAGGGAGAGTGGTAGGTCAAGGGGTTTTGGGTTTGTGACTTACAGCTCTGCTGATGAGGTCAACAGTGCAATCGACTCATTAAATGGCGTT GATCTTGATGGTAGAAATATTCGAGTTAGTGTTGCTGAAGCTCCACAAAGGCGTCCGTTTTAG
- the LOC122585737 gene encoding synaptotagmin-3-like, whose amino-acid sequence MSFFGSLLGIFGFVIGIPFGLSLGFLFFKHTEPADVKIPFIRPLEEIDKNSLIDILPELPLWVKHPDYERVDWFNDVVRDMWPYLDKAICAMIRSMSEPIFSEYIGMYHIRSLDFETLTLGTLPPIIQGIKVHELNEDHLVFDLMAKWAGNPDISLVLNFLYLPIKIQLIDMHVTAAMRVTLKPFVPTFPCFSNVIVSLMDKPEVDFGLKVMGGDLMAIPGLYHFVQKLIKKQVASLYLWPQSLDIPILDASIGAAKKPVGILHVKVVQARELLKKDIIGSSDPYVKLKLSGGRIIPSKKTSIKPKNLNPVWNEEFKLTVNDPMSQVLELHVFDWEKVGLHDKLGMQVIPLMLLKPNEKKELTIGLVKNLDSTDIRNRKPRGSITVELTFVPFVEDAIVYDEPSDVNTKKEKVSKRHRGSFVNRSGLLLVSVIGAKNVEGKHHTNPYALVILKGDTRKTKLLKKTQDPTWNEEFQFMLDEAPVEEIIRIEVISKRKHTFGFGPSKEALGHVDIHLVDVVYNNRINENYHLINSRNGMIHVDIRWNVT is encoded by the exons atgAGCTTTTTTGGTAGcttattaggaatttttggTTTTGTAATTGGAATTCCATTTGGTCTGTCtttgggttttttattttttaaacacaCAGAGCCTGCAGATGTCAAG ATTCCATTCATTAGGCCACTTGAAGAGATTGATAAAAATTCGTTGATTGATATTCTACCCGAGCTTCCTTTGTGGGTGAAGCACCCTGACTATGAGCGC GTCGATTGGTTTAATGATGTAGTTCGTGATATGTGGCCTTACCTTGATAAG GCAATATGTGCTATGATCAGAAGCATGTCAGAACCTATATTTTCTGAATATATCGGCATGTATCATATTAGATCGTTAGATTTTGAAACGCTCACACTTGGGACTCTTCCTCCTATAATTCAAG GTATAAAAGTACATGAATTAAATGAGGACCATCTTGTCTTTGATCTTATGGCTAAATGGGCAGGAAATCCGGATATAAGtctagttttgaattttttatatctACCGATAAAAATTCAG TTGATAGATATGCACGTAACTGCAGCAATGCGGGTAACTCTGAAACCATTTGTCCCAACCTTCCCATGCTTTTCAAATGTTATTGTCTCTCTAATGGACAAG CCGGAAGTAGATTTTGGGTTGAAAGTAATGGGAGGTGATCTAATGGCAATTCCAGGACTCTATCATTTTGTTCAG AAACTAATCAAGAAACAAGTTGCTAGTCTTTATCTCTGGCCTCAATCTCTTGACATACCGATTCTTGATGCCTCTAT TGGTGCTGCAAAGAAACCTGTAGGTATACTACATGTGAAGGTGGTACAGGCACGCGAACTCTTGAAGAAGGATATCATTGGAAGTTCAGATCCGTATGTTAAGCTCAAACTTAGTGGAGGCAGGATTATTCCTTCAAAGAAGACTTCTATAAAGCCAAAAAATTTAAATCCAGTGTGGAATGAGGAATTCAAGCTTACTGTAAATGATCCTATGTCTCAGGTCCTTGAACTACATGTATTTGACTGGGAAAAG GTTGGACTGCATGACAAATTAGGAATGCAGGTTATCCCGTTGATGCTACTCAAACCAAATGAGAAAAAGGAATTGACTATAGGTTTGGTCAAAAACTTAGATTCTACTGATATCCGCAACAGGAAGCCAAGAGGGAGCATTACAGTGGAATTAACTTTTGTTCCTTTTGTGGAAGATGCCATAGTGTATGATGAACCTAGCGACGTCAATACGAAGAAAGAAAAGGTTTCTAAAAGACATAGGGGCTCATTTGTGAATAGATCAGGCTTACTTTTAGTGTCAGTGATCGGTGCAAAGAATGTTGAAGGAAAACACCACACTAACCCTTACGCGTTAGTCATTTTAAAAGGAGACACACGTAAAACCAAG TTATTGAAGAAAACTCAAGATCCAACTTGGAATGAGGAATTCCAGTTTATGTTAGACGAAGCTCCAGTAGAGGAGATTATTCGTATTGAAGTAATAAGCAAACGGAAACATACATTTGGATTTGGCCCATCAAAG GAAGCATTGGGGCATGTGGATATACATCTAGTCGATGTAGTTTACAATAATCGTATAAATGAGAACTACCATCTTATTAATTCACGAAATGGGATGATACATGTTGATATAAGATGGAACGTTACATAA
- the LOC122585848 gene encoding pentatricopeptide repeat-containing protein At2g37230-like, whose translation MSLISSKPQILSHNFFANLARITNTHNPHFKVLNFFCTSSSSPNEEQIPESKTPDSDPSAHEPQSEPTQILVSRIPRGKHRNPEKIEDVICRMMANRAWTTRLQNSIRNLVPLFDHDLVYNVLHSARNPDHALQFFRWVERAGLFKHDRETHYKIIDILGKASKLNHARCILLDMPKKGLKWDEDLFVVLIDSYGKSGIVQESVKIFNSMGELGVPRTIKSYDVLFKVIMRRGRYMMAKRYFNKMLSEGIVPTRHTYNVMIWGFFLSSRVETANRFFEEMKSRDISPDVVTYNTMINGFNRVKKVKEAEKFFVEMKAKNIEPTVITYTTMIKTYVNNGNVDDGLKLYEEMKSFGIKPNAFTYSTILPGLCETGKMSDAHTIVKEMVHRHIPPQDNSIFLRLIEGQCNAGDLDAAADVLKSMMRLNITPQPGHYGVLIENLCKKGVHDEAVKLLDQLIEQEIMLNANSSLELLPTAYNPMIEYLCNNGMTSKAETLFRQLMKLGVLDPVAFNALIRGHSKEGSPDSGLELLKIMMRRNVASEESAYKLLIESYLKKSEPSDAKTALDSMIENGHQPDSSLYRSVIESLFEDGRVQTASRVMKVMIEKGVKEHMDLVSKILEALLLRGHVEEALGRIELLMNAGFAPDFDNLLSVVCEKGKTIAAVKLLDYVLERDYSVEFSTYDKVLDALLAAGKTLNAYSILCKIKEKGGVTDKSSGEELIKLLNEQGNTKQADILSRMIKGNEKVKKVKKQASAA comes from the coding sequence ATGTCTTTAATCTCATCAAAGCCCCAAATCTTGAGCCACAATTTCTTTGCAAATCTTGCAAGAATCACAAACACCCATAATCCTCATTTCAAAGTCTTAAACTTTTTCTGCacatcatcatcttctccaAATGAAGAACAAATCCCAGAATCCAAAACCCCGGATTCGGACCCTTCGGCCCATGAACCACAATCCGAACCGACCCAGATTCTCGTATCAAGAATCCCAAGAGGTAAGCATAGAAACCCAGAAAAGATTGAAGATGTGATATGCAGAATGATGGCAAATAGGGCTTGGACTACCAGGTTGCAAAATTCTATTAGAAATTTAGTTCCTTTATTTGATCATGATCTTGTTTATAATGTATTGCATAGTGCTAGAAACCCTGATCATGCTTTGCAGTTTTTTCGGTGGGTCGAACGGGCCGGTTTGTTTAAACATGATAGGGAAACCCATTATAAGATTATTGATATTTTAGGTAAAGCTTCTAAGTTGAATCATGCTAGGTGCATTTTGTTAGATATGCCTAAAAAGGGACTTAAATGGGATGAGGATTTGTTTGTTGTCTTAATTGATAGTTATGGGAAATCGGGTATTGTTCAAGAAAGTGTTAAGATTTTTAATAGTATGGGGGAATTAGGTGTGCCAAGAACGATAAAGTCATATGATGTTTTGTTTAAGGTGATTATGAGAAGAGGGAGGTATATGATGGCGAAACGTTATTTTAATAAGATGTTGAGTGAAGGGATTGTTCCTACTAGGCATACTTATAATGTTAtgatttggggttttttcctttCATCGAGGGTTGAGACTGCGAATCGGTTTTTTGAAGAAATGAAAAGTAGAGATATATCGCCAGATGTTGTTACTTATAATACTATGATTAATGGGTTTAATCGGGTTAAGAAGGTAAAGGAGGCTGAGAAGTTTTTTGTTGAGATGAAAGCGAAAAATATTGAGCCGACGGTTATAACTTACACCACTATGATTAAAACATATGTTAATAATGGTAACGTGGATGACGGGTTGAAGTTGTatgaagagatgaaaagttttggcATCAAACCGAATGCTTTTACATATTCGACCATTTTGCCTGGGCTCTGCGAGACTGGTAAAATGTCTGATGCACATACCATTGTGAAGGAAATGGTACACCGTCATATTCCTCCGCAGGACAATTCCATCTTTTTACGTTTGATCGAAGGTCAGTGTAATGCAGGTGATCTTGATGCAGCTGCAGACGTGCTTAAGTCCATGATGCGGTTAAACATCACCCCTCAACCTGGACATTATGGTGTTTTAATTGAAAATCTATGCAAAAAAGGGGTGCATGATGAAGCCGTTAAGCTTTTAGATCAACTAATAGAACAGGAAATCATGTTGAACGCAAACAGCTCACTTGAGCTTTTGCCAACTGCATATAACCCGATGATCGAATATCTCTGTAACAATGGCATGACTTCTAAAGCGGAAACTTTATTTCGCCAGCTGATGAAATTAGGGGTTTTGGATCCTGTTGCTTTTAATGCTTTGATACGTGGTCATTCGAAGGAAGGCTCTCCCGATTCAGGTTTGGAACTTCTAAAGATTATGATGAGGAGAAATGTTGCATCAGAAGAAAGTGCTTATAAGTTGCTTATTGAGAGCTACTTAAAGAAAAGTGAGCCATCTGATGCTAAAACCGCTCTTGATAGCATGATCGAAAATGGGCATCAACCCGATTCGTCTCTTTACCGTTCGGTTATTGAGAGTTTATTTGAAGACGGAAGGGTACAAACAGCAAGTCGGGTAATGAAAGTTATGATTGAAAAGGGTGTTAAGGAGCACATGGATCTGGTTTCTAAAATCTTGGAAGCACTTTTGCTAAGGGGTCATGTTGAGGAAGCGTTAGGAAGAATTGAGTTGTTGATGAATGCCGGATTTGCTCCTGATTTTGATAATTTGTTATCAGTTGTGTGTGAAAAAGGAAAGACGATAGCTGCTGTTAAGCTGTTGGATTATGTTTTGGAGAGAGATTACTCTGTTGAGTTCTCGACATATGATAAGGTGTTGGATGCTCTTTTAGCCGCTGGGAAAACGCTCAATGCTTATTCGATTTTATGTAAAATTAAAGAGAAAGGAGGTGTTACAGATAAAAGTAGTGGTGAAGAGTTAATCAAGCTTCTTAATGAACAGGGGAACACAAAACAAGCCGATATATTATCAAGGATGATCAAGGGTAATGAAAAAGTCAAGAAAGTGAAGAAACAAGCATCGGCTGCATAG
- the LOC122585482 gene encoding protein CNGC15b-like, which yields MTNSKRYVRFDADVDVETAEPDPSSLKKDDPKIARKLSRAFSEDYAKTDKTILDPRGEATHKWNQLFLIAALFSLAVDPLFFYLPVIKEDMCLDEDVTLKITLTIIRTMVDLMYAIKIYVRFRTAYVAPSSRLLGRGELVLDSSSISERYLKGEFWLDFLATLPVPQVMTWFHIVDTTEMMSTKTSVLYFIMIQFFLRLYLTFRLGTHISKQAGLVANVAWVGAAYNLLLFMLAAHVIGAMWYLLGIERQGLCWVEVCDAETECKHRYFDCVNVNLPLREAWYPTSNVTRICADTNEYKYGLVEDSVGYSIASATFFKKYSYCLWWGLRGLSSAGQELQASPFLAESHFCILIAITGLILFALLIGNMQQYLESRTKRLEEYRVKRMDTEQWMHHRHLPNELRERVRRHDLYKWITTRGVDEEEILQALPLDIRREIKRYVCAELVRRVPLFDQMDERTVDAICERLKPMICTPGTCLVREGDPTNEMLFIMRGHLDSYTTGGGRSGFLNQCEIGPGDFCGEELLTWALDPRPSVIIPSSTRTVTAITEVEAFALTSEDLKFVATQFRKLHSKKLRHTFRVHSHQWRTWAACFIQAAWKRYKRRKLAGLLRAKESLSRRTRSGRKVTGLSTLETGVRRGRGYDDDDVIRSPVPKPKDPEFLDDSHH from the exons ATGACCAATTCTAAAAGATATGTCAG ATTTGATGCTGATGTTGATGTTGAAACGGCTGAGCCAGATCCTTCATCTTTGAAGAAAGATGACCCAAAAATCGCGAGAAAGCTTTCACGAGCTTTTTCAGAAGATTATGCAAAAACCGACAAGACGATACTTGATCCACGAGGCGAAGCTACTCATAAATGGAACCAACTGTTTCTAATAGCGGCTCTTTTCTCACTTGCTGTGGACCCTCTTTTCTTCTACCTGCCGGTGATCAAGGAGGACATGTGTTTGGATGAAGATGTCACACTTAAGATAACACTCACTATCATCCGTACAATGGTTGATTTGATGTATGCAATCAAGATATATGTTAGGTTCCGTACAGCTTATGTTGCACCTTCATCCCGTTTGCTTGGAAGAGGCGAGCTGGTTCTAGATTCCTCTAGTATTTCTGAGAGGTATCTTAAGGGTGAATTCTGGCTCGACTTCTTGGCCACCCTTCCTGTTCCACAAGTAATGACTTGGTTCCACATTGTTGATACAACAGAAATGATGAGTACAAAGACGAGTGTCCTATATTTTATCATGATTCAGTTCTTCTTGAGGCTCTATCTCACATTTAGACTCGGAACCCACATTTCTAAGCAAGCAGGTCTTGTGGCTAATGTGGCATGGGTTGGGGCTGCTTACAATCTATTGCTTTTCATGTTGGCTGCTCAT GTGATTGGAGCAATGTGGTATCTTTTAGGGATTGAGAGGCAAGGGCTTTGCTGGGTAGAAGTATGTGACGCTGAAACAGAATGTAAACATCGATATTTTGACTGTGTAAATGTGAATCTTCCTCTTCGGGAAGCATGGTATCCAACGAGCAATGTCACGCGTATATGTGCTGATACcaatgaatataaatatggaCTGGTTGAGGATTCAGTTGGCTACAGTATTGCTTCTGCcactttctttaaaaaatacTCCTACTGTCTCTGGTGGGGACTCAGAGGCTTAAG TTCTGCAGGACAAGAACTTCAAGCGAGTCCATTTCTTGCAGAATCACACTTTTGCATACTCATAGCGATTACTGGATTGATTCTCTTTGCTTTGTTAATTGGCAATATGCAA CAATACCTCGAGTCAAGAACTAAACGACTAGAGGAGTACAGGGTGAAACGAATGGATACCGAGCAATGGATGCATCACAGGCATCTGCCAAATGAGTTAAGAGAGCGTGTGCGTAGACACGACCTATACAAATGGATTACAACACGAGGggttgatgaagaagaaattCTCCAGGCCCTTCCACTAGATATCAGGAGAGAGATCAAACGTTACGTCTGTGCTGAGCTCGTTAGAAGG GTTCCTCTATTTGATCAAATGGATGAGCGTACTGTGGATGCAATATGTGAAAGACTAAAACCCATGATCTGCACACCTGGAACTTGCCTAGTTCGAGAAGGAGACCCCACTAATGAAATGTTGTTTATCATGCGGGGTCACTTAGATTCCTACACTACAGGCGGGGGGAGATCTGGTTTCTTGAACCAATGTGAGATTGGCCCGGGTGACTTCTGTGGCGAGGAGCTGCTGACGTGGGCACTTGACCCACGTCCAAGTGTCATCATTCCATCATCCACACGCACAGTCACCGCGATTACTGAAGTGGAAGCTTTTGCTCTCACATCAGAAGACTTAAAATTTGTGGCCACACAGTTCCGTAAGCTGCACAGCAAGAAACTAAGACATACCTTCAGGGTTCACTCACACCAATGGAGAACTTGGGCTGCTTGTTTCATACAAGCAGCTTGGAAACGGTACAAAAGGCGAAAACTAGCTGGACTTCTCAGGGCTAAAGAGAGTCTCAGCAGACGAACTAGATCAGGGAGAAAGGTAACGGGCTTATCGACATTGGAAACAGGAGTAAGAAGAGGCCGTGGatatgacgatgatgatgtCATTCGAAGCCCAGTTCCAAAACCGAAGGATCCAGAGTTTTTAGATGACAGTCACCACTGA